Below is a window of Planctomycetes bacterium MalM25 DNA.
CGACTACTGGTACGCCGGGCATGGGCACCTGAGTTTCTACCCGAAGCGTCGCCACAATATCTTTAAGGCGGCGAAGAGCGACACGCAGATCGAGATCCTCACCGAGGGCGCGGACGCCTTCCTTGATACCGAGGCCGATTACCTCGAGGGGACCACCTCGTTCGTCGATTCGCGTCCCGAAGACCAGCCTTTCTTTCTGATGGTCGCGTTCAACTTGCCCCACGGTGCGGGGGCGAGCACGATGGAGATGCGACCCGAGGACGACGAACTCTACCGCACCGCCTACCGCGATCAGCCCGATCGTATCAAGCCGCCGGCGACCTACCTCTCCAAGGCGGAAATCGACGAGCCGAAGCTGCCTGCGGACGTGGCCCACGTCGAGTTCCGGCAGGGGAGCTACAGCTACGTCGACGACCCCGAGTCGCTCCGCGAGCGGATGATCCGCCAGCACCAGACGGTCTCGGGAATCGATCGATTCGTGGGGCGGCTGCGTGAGCGACTCGACTCGGCCGGCGTCGCGGATAATACGGTGATCCTCTTCGCCTCGGACCACGGCCTGCTGCTCGGCGAGCACGGTCTCGGCGGCAAGGCGCTGAACTACGAGCCTTGCCTCTCGATCCCGATGATCGCCTACGACCCGCGGGCCCCAGAGGGGCGACGCGGCGTCCGCGAAGGCGCCCTCACGCAATCAATCGACTTGGCGCCAACGATCCTCGATCTCGGCGGCGCCGACATCCCCGACGCCGTGCAGGGGCGGAGTTTGGCCCCGCTCCTCCGCGGCGAGAAGAGCGATTGGCGCGAGTACGCCTACGCTGAGAACCTCTGGTCGACTTACTTCGGCAACCCGCGCTGCGAGAGTGTCCGCGGCGAGCGCTGGAAGTATATCCGTTACTTCGCCAACGATCGTAAGCTCTACGAATCGTTCGATCCGAAGGCGGTCTACAAGGTCAACTCGGTGTACACGGACAGCTACCGGCGTTGGTTGACCTCGTCGATCGAAGGCGAGCAGCCCGACTACGAAGAGCTGTTTGACTTAGTCAACGACCCAGAAGAGACGCGCAACCTCGCCGGAGAACCTGGTCAGTCTAGCCGGATGGCTGAGATGCGCGAGCGATGCCTTGCGATGGCGAAAGCCGCGAAGGGGCCGCTCAACAAGCCGCCGGCGACGGTCCCGTTGCCGATGGGCAAGAAGGGCAAGTGAAGCGTTGCCTATCGCAGCTTGCGGAACTCGCTAGGCGAAACGCCGAACGTCGCCTTGAAGGTCCTCGAGAAGTGGAAGGGGTCCGTGTAGCTCAGGTCTTGAGCGACCTGCTTGATGGTGTCGTCGGAGTCGAGCAACCGCTCGGCGGCCAGGTTCATCCTTAGCCGCAGCAACATCTGGTACGGGCTCTGACGGCCGTGCCGCTTGAAGAGCCGGCTGAGGTACTCCGGCGAGACCCCGCACTCGGCGGCCGCTTGCTGTTGGGAAGTGAGCCGTTGGGCGTTGGCCACCAGGTGGTTCACGCAGCGTTGATAGGTCTCGTAGGGCTCGGGCCCCGTGCCGTCGCCGGTGGATCGGTGCGCCGCTGCGCGCAAAGCCAGGCAGCGGAGCATCGCCGCGCAGATCGCCTGCGATGATTCATCGCCGCGGACGCCGTCGCGGATCAGCTCGTTGAAGAGGAGCTGCACTTCGGGCACCGAGGAGATTCGGAGGCAGGTCCCGGGCGGGGCGGCGATCTGGGTGAGCAGGGAGAGTGCCCCGGACCCAGCGAAGTTGACGAAGTACTTACCCAGCCGAGTGTCCCGGTCCGTGCTGATGCGGTGGGGCACGCCGGCTCCGTAGGTGAACAGCGATCCGGGCCCCAGCTCGTGTTGCTCGGCGCCCAGGGTGACGAGCCCCTTCCCGCGGGTTACCAGCTCGATCGAGCAGTAAGGGAAGGAGACTCGCCGGATCGCGTAGTCGGCCTGGCAGTCTTCGTACCCTCCGCACACGACGGCCAGATCGACGTCGGGCGAGGGGGCCAAGTCCAGGAAGAACCGCCGAGCCTCGCGGACCGATTGGGAAAAGAAGTCGGGTTGGGGGTTTTGCGGCTTCATGGCGTATGTCAAGAATTGGCATGTTTTGCCATTCTATCCATGGACGCCCCGCTTTGGCGAATCCAGAATACGTAGCTCTCACCATGGGCCCGAAAACCACCGGGCGGTGGGAACGCGGTGCGGCGGGGCCGCTTCGCTTCCTCATCCAAACTCTTCTGCCAGGCGATACTTGTGGAAAATCAGACTGAAACTCCCCAGGGCGAGTCGCCGACCGTCCCTCGCGAGTACCTGGCCGCCTTCGTTCTGGTGACGACACTGTTCGCCCTTTGGGGCTTCGCGAACGACGTCACCAACCCGATGGTGAAGTCGTTCCAGCAGATCTTCCAGCTTAAAGCTTGGGAGGGGAACCTCGTGCAGCTCGCCTTCTACGGCGGCTATGGCACGATGGCGATCCCCGCCGCGTTGTTCATCCGCAAGGCCTCGTTCAAGGCGGGCATCTTGCTCGGCTTGGCCTTGTATGCCCTCGGGGCGTTGTTATTCATCCCGGCGAGCATCACGCAAGAGTACTGGCTCTTCCTCGGTTGTTTTTACATCATCACGTTCGGCTTGGCCTTCCTTGAGACCTCGGCAAACCCGTACATCCTGTCGATGGGTCCGCCCGAGACCGCGACTCGGCGATTGAACTTGGCTCAGGCGTTCAACCCGATGGGGTCGCTCTGCGGCATGTTTGTGGCGGCGGTCCTGGTGTTGCCGAACCTTGATGTCAACGCTTTCCGGCAAGAGCACATCGACGCGCACCCCGAGTACGTCAGCCAGGGGCTGACCCCGGGCGAGATCGAAGGCAAGGTCAACGAGGCGATGTCTGCTCTCCAGACCGAAGAGCCGGAACGCTACTCCGAGATTCGCACTCACGACCTGGGCATTATCCGGGTGCCCTATGTGACCATTGCTTTGGTAGTGCTGGCCGTGTTGGCCGCCTTTGTCGTCTCGAAGATGCCCGAAGGGGGATCGGCCGATGAGCCGGTCCGGATCGGCGAGGTGATTTCAAACCTCATGACCTTCCGTTACCTGGGCGGCGTGCTCGCGCAAGGCGTTTACGTTGGCGCCCAAATCATGTGCTGGACCAACATCATCGAATACGGCATGAGTTCGCTCGGCATGAGCGCCTCGGATGCCCAGATGCACAACATCGGCGCCATGTGCATGTTCCTTGCGAGTCGATTTGTCTGGACCGCCGCCCTGCGTGTGGTGCCGGCGGGCATCCTGCTCGGGTTGCTGGCGATTGGCGGTACGCTGGCCGTTCTGGGGGCTGTCTATTTGCCGGGGTACGCCGGCATCTACAGCCTCATGGCGACCTCGATCTTCCTCGCCGCGATGTTCCCGACGATCTACGGCATCGCGTTGGGTGGCCTGACGGTTGACGACGCCAAGCTCGGCTCCGCCGGACTAATCTTCGCGATCGTCGGCGGCGCCCTGATGCCTCCGTTGCAGGGATCGATCATCGACATGGGCGAGGTGAACGTGCTGGGCACGACCCTCCCCGCCGTCCGCGCCTCCTTCCTGCTGCCCGCCGCGTGCCTCGCCCTAGTGGCGATCTATGGCTTCCTCGTCGGACGGGCGGACGGAGGGACTACCAAAGAATCATGACCAACCAAGCAATGAGCACTCCCTATCCCAGCACGATCGGCATCGATGCCTCTTTCGGGTTCGGTGACCGGATCGGCCTCGCCACGCCGGGCCATGTGGCGGCGATGCGTCAGGCGGGCGGCGGCATCACGCCGATCTACGCCCAGCAGTCGATCCGCGAGATGACCCGCACCGGCCGCACCGCGAGCGAGGTGATGGGCGACGCCATGAGCGCGTTGCTCGGCTCCCAGTGGACGCAGCCTCACGGGGCCGACGCGGACCACCTGAAGACCGAGGCCGACATCGAGTCGACCGCCGAGGTCGGCTTCACCTTCTTCACGCTCGACCCGTCGGACCACGTCGACCAGAAGGCCGACGACTACGACCAGGCGACCGTCGCCGAGAAGTTCGAAGCCTTGGTGGATGGCAAGCCGCTGGCCGAGGTCTACACCGGTCGCAAGGTGACCCTCGCCAGGGGGACCGAGCTTGTCTTCGACGAACTCGCGGTCAAGCGGGCGGCCGTTAAGTACGGCGCCGCGATCGAGGCCGCCGTGCGTCTCGGCCTGCACGCCGCGAAATTCCAGGAGGCTGCCGAACGCCCGTATGAGATCGAGCTGAGCGTCGACGAGACCGACCAGCCGACCACGCTTGTCGAGCACTACATCATCGCCGAGCAATGCCTCTCGCGCGGCGTGAAGCTCGTGTCGCTGGCGCCGCGGTTCATCGGTGAGCTCGAGAAGGGGGTCGACTACATCGGCGATGTGGCAGCGCTCGAGGCCTCGCTGGCCGACCACGCCGCCATCGCGGAGAGCCTCGGCCCCTACAAGCTGAGCCTGCATTCGGGTTCCGATAAGATCTCGATGTACCCCGCGCTGGCCCGCGCCACGAAGGGCCGCTTCCACGTGAAGACCGCGGGCACGTCGTACCTCGAAGCGGTCCGCGTCGCGGCACTGGAAGAGCCCGATCTGTTCCGCGACGCCATCCGCTTCGCCCGCGAGCGTTACGACA
It encodes the following:
- a CDS encoding Arylsulfatase, whose product is MIHSLSSVLLLVCAATCVAPAEARRPNIVFLLTDDHRRSDLGCYGNEVIRTPEIDRLAAEGVLFENASVTSAICTPSRASYFLGQYERRHGVNFNSGTAMAAEAWADGFPVRLREAGYHTGYVGKNHVPIGDRGYNTGLIEKSFDYWYAGHGHLSFYPKRRHNIFKAAKSDTQIEILTEGADAFLDTEADYLEGTTSFVDSRPEDQPFFLMVAFNLPHGAGASTMEMRPEDDELYRTAYRDQPDRIKPPATYLSKAEIDEPKLPADVAHVEFRQGSYSYVDDPESLRERMIRQHQTVSGIDRFVGRLRERLDSAGVADNTVILFASDHGLLLGEHGLGGKALNYEPCLSIPMIAYDPRAPEGRRGVREGALTQSIDLAPTILDLGGADIPDAVQGRSLAPLLRGEKSDWREYAYAENLWSTYFGNPRCESVRGERWKYIRYFANDRKLYESFDPKAVYKVNSVYTDSYRRWLTSSIEGEQPDYEELFDLVNDPEETRNLAGEPGQSSRMAEMRERCLAMAKAAKGPLNKPPATVPLPMGKKGK
- the btr gene encoding HTH-type transcriptional activator Btr, which codes for MKPQNPQPDFFSQSVREARRFFLDLAPSPDVDLAVVCGGYEDCQADYAIRRVSFPYCSIELVTRGKGLVTLGAEQHELGPGSLFTYGAGVPHRISTDRDTRLGKYFVNFAGSGALSLLTQIAAPPGTCLRISSVPEVQLLFNELIRDGVRGDESSQAICAAMLRCLALRAAAHRSTGDGTGPEPYETYQRCVNHLVANAQRLTSQQQAAAECGVSPEYLSRLFKRHGRQSPYQMLLRLRMNLAAERLLDSDDTIKQVAQDLSYTDPFHFSRTFKATFGVSPSEFRKLR
- the fucP_1 gene encoding L-fucose-proton symporter, with protein sequence MENQTETPQGESPTVPREYLAAFVLVTTLFALWGFANDVTNPMVKSFQQIFQLKAWEGNLVQLAFYGGYGTMAIPAALFIRKASFKAGILLGLALYALGALLFIPASITQEYWLFLGCFYIITFGLAFLETSANPYILSMGPPETATRRLNLAQAFNPMGSLCGMFVAAVLVLPNLDVNAFRQEHIDAHPEYVSQGLTPGEIEGKVNEAMSALQTEEPERYSEIRTHDLGIIRVPYVTIALVVLAVLAAFVVSKMPEGGSADEPVRIGEVISNLMTFRYLGGVLAQGVYVGAQIMCWTNIIEYGMSSLGMSASDAQMHNIGAMCMFLASRFVWTAALRVVPAGILLGLLAIGGTLAVLGAVYLPGYAGIYSLMATSIFLAAMFPTIYGIALGGLTVDDAKLGSAGLIFAIVGGALMPPLQGSIIDMGEVNVLGTTLPAVRASFLLPAACLALVAIYGFLVGRADGGTTKES